From Nitrobacter sp. NHB1, a single genomic window includes:
- a CDS encoding TonB-dependent receptor family protein, whose amino-acid sequence MFNHLAPGGGSALCGVLATTVAILLPSLASAQSSSGTTLPTVTVTAPKSNNPQPKRATRSAARSNQAPRRARVPSRVAVAVPATAPATGPASLTVATAQQALREIQQTPGGVALVTADAYRNSTVSNTIKDILDYVPGVFAQPKWGDDTRLSIRGSSLSRNFHLRGVQLYMDGIPINTADGYGDFQEIDPTAYKYVEVFKGGNALRFGANSLGGAINFVTPTGRDPFVNGVSVDAGAFGFRRLQANTGGSNGPWDGFVTASTQSSDGFRDHSYGHSTRLSGNVGYQFSPDFETRFYLNANDVRQRIPGTVSKDSALTSPQTAAAGNIALDQQRNIDTVRIGNKTTMRFDNTTVEFGAFGVDRHLMHPIFQWLDYHYQDYGGFARVTDDRNIGGYRNRLVAGVNVLNGRIDNQQFANLAGQKGALLSSSIDSSRNTSLYVEDSFYFLPNVAAVAGTQFLYATRNRQDRFLSDGDQSGRTEFNLWSPKGGLLWQIDPTWQAYANVSRSAEVPSFGESAMGPGIPTIPFTSIRPQTATTYEIGTRGKRPDFTWELTAYRAQIKNELLCFYSVFGNCNVTNADRTMHQGIEAGAGAAIVRNLFVRGDRPDRLWLNVAYTFNDFRFENDPVFGNNLLPGAPRHFVRAELLYKHPNGFYIGPNLEWVPQGYYADSANTLSTDAYAIYGLKAGFDDGGRYSGYIEARNIGNKAYIASSSIIDRANATSPLFEPGTGRAVYAGFKVRW is encoded by the coding sequence ATGTTCAACCACCTCGCCCCCGGCGGAGGTAGCGCGCTTTGCGGCGTGCTCGCGACAACAGTAGCGATCCTATTGCCTTCTCTGGCTTCCGCGCAGTCAAGCTCCGGAACCACGCTGCCGACGGTGACGGTAACGGCGCCGAAATCCAACAACCCTCAACCGAAGCGTGCGACGCGCAGCGCGGCCCGGTCAAATCAGGCTCCACGCCGTGCAAGGGTGCCATCGCGGGTCGCTGTCGCTGTTCCGGCAACCGCCCCGGCAACCGGCCCGGCCTCGTTGACGGTCGCGACCGCACAGCAGGCGCTGCGGGAAATCCAGCAGACGCCCGGCGGCGTCGCGCTGGTGACGGCCGACGCCTACAGGAACTCGACGGTCTCCAATACCATCAAGGATATACTCGATTACGTGCCGGGCGTGTTCGCCCAACCGAAATGGGGCGACGACACCCGGCTGTCGATCCGCGGTTCGAGTCTGTCGCGCAACTTCCATCTGCGCGGCGTACAGCTCTATATGGACGGAATCCCGATCAACACCGCCGACGGCTACGGTGATTTTCAGGAAATCGATCCCACCGCCTACAAGTACGTCGAGGTATTCAAAGGCGGCAACGCGTTGCGCTTCGGCGCCAATTCGCTCGGCGGCGCCATCAATTTCGTGACGCCGACCGGTCGCGATCCATTTGTCAACGGCGTCAGCGTCGATGCCGGCGCATTCGGCTTTCGGCGGTTGCAGGCCAATACCGGCGGCAGCAACGGCCCGTGGGATGGGTTCGTCACAGCATCGACGCAGAGCAGTGACGGGTTTCGCGATCACAGCTACGGCCACTCGACTCGCCTTAGCGGCAATGTCGGCTATCAGTTCTCGCCGGATTTCGAGACGCGGTTTTATCTCAACGCCAACGATGTGCGGCAACGCATTCCCGGCACCGTCAGCAAGGATTCGGCGCTGACGTCGCCCCAGACCGCCGCCGCCGGCAATATTGCACTCGACCAGCAGCGCAATATCGACACCGTGCGGATAGGCAACAAGACCACGATGCGATTCGATAATACGACGGTGGAGTTCGGCGCGTTCGGGGTCGACCGGCATCTGATGCACCCGATCTTCCAATGGCTCGATTATCACTATCAGGACTATGGCGGGTTCGCGCGGGTTACCGACGATCGTAACATCGGCGGTTATCGCAATCGGCTGGTGGCCGGCGTCAACGTGCTCAATGGCCGCATCGATAATCAGCAATTCGCCAATTTGGCCGGGCAGAAAGGGGCGCTGCTGTCGTCGTCGATCGACAGCTCGAGGAACACATCGCTCTATGTCGAGGATTCTTTCTATTTCCTGCCGAATGTGGCGGCCGTCGCCGGCACGCAGTTTCTCTACGCGACGCGCAACAGGCAGGACCGCTTCCTGAGCGACGGCGATCAATCAGGCCGAACGGAGTTCAACCTGTGGAGCCCGAAGGGCGGGCTGTTGTGGCAGATCGATCCGACCTGGCAGGCCTACGCCAATGTCTCTCGCAGCGCCGAGGTGCCGAGCTTCGGCGAGAGTGCGATGGGCCCCGGAATTCCGACGATTCCGTTCACCAGCATTCGTCCTCAAACCGCGACCACCTATGAGATCGGTACGCGTGGAAAACGTCCGGATTTTACCTGGGAACTGACGGCGTACCGCGCCCAGATCAAGAATGAGTTGCTTTGTTTCTATAGTGTGTTCGGCAACTGCAACGTCACCAACGCCGACCGGACTATGCATCAGGGCATCGAGGCCGGCGCTGGCGCTGCGATCGTTCGCAACCTGTTTGTGCGCGGCGATCGGCCGGACCGGCTCTGGCTCAACGTGGCCTATACGTTCAACGATTTCCGCTTCGAGAACGATCCCGTGTTCGGCAATAACCTGCTGCCGGGCGCTCCACGGCACTTCGTCCGCGCCGAACTGCTCTACAAGCATCCGAACGGGTTCTACATCGGCCCGAATCTCGAATGGGTGCCGCAGGGCTATTATGCTGACAGCGCCAACACGCTGAGCACCGATGCTTACGCCATTTATGGACTGAAGGCTGGCTTTGACGATGGCGGCCGGTATTCCGGTTATATCGAGGCCCGCAACATCGGCAACAAGGCCTATATCGCCTCCAGCTCGATCATCGATCGCGCCAATGCCACATCACCATTGTTTGAACCCGGAACCGGACGTGCGGTCTATGCTGGGTTCAAGGTGCGATGGTGA
- a CDS encoding copper chaperone PCu(A)C, translating to MNLSLTLRIMIGAVAIAALGVGASANAESVKAGDLVISQAWTRATPGGAKVGGGYLTIENKGATADKLLGGSTDAAGKLEVHQMSMNNGVMTMHPVEGGLTIEPGKTVKLAPGGYHLMLLDLKHPFKQGETVPVTLDFEKAGKVAVSLDVQGIGASAPSAPAGGAMTDHQHDGNKK from the coding sequence ATGAATTTGTCATTGACGCTTCGCATCATGATCGGCGCGGTCGCGATCGCCGCACTTGGCGTGGGTGCCTCGGCCAACGCCGAGTCCGTCAAGGCCGGCGATCTGGTCATCTCGCAGGCATGGACCCGTGCCACGCCCGGCGGTGCCAAGGTCGGTGGCGGGTATCTCACCATCGAGAACAAGGGCGCGACTGCCGATAAACTGCTCGGCGGCTCGACCGATGCGGCCGGCAAGCTCGAAGTTCATCAGATGAGCATGAACAACGGCGTGATGACAATGCATCCGGTCGAGGGCGGCCTCACGATCGAGCCGGGCAAGACCGTCAAGCTTGCGCCGGGCGGCTATCACCTGATGTTGCTCGATCTCAAGCATCCGTTCAAACAGGGCGAGACGGTGCCGGTGACGCTCGACTTCGAAAAGGCGGGCAAGGTCGCGGTCTCGCTCGATGTGCAAGGCATCGGCGCGAGCGCACCGAGCGCGCCGGCAGGCGGAGCGATGACGGATCATCAGCATGACGGAAACAAGAAGTGA
- a CDS encoding YcnI family protein, translated as MRDSRLWIGTIIAAAAAVVSCNAALAHVTVQPTDAPANSYAHLVFTVPHGCNGSATTALRIKLPEGILSAKPQMKPGWKVEIKSRKLEAPVQGPHGKSITDVVDEVAWRGGPLPDNLYDTFGLIVRLPDKPGQSLYFPVVQECEKGVERWIEIPSAGQGSDKLEAPAPVVHLKASH; from the coding sequence ATGCGCGACTCGCGATTGTGGATCGGCACGATCATTGCGGCCGCTGCCGCGGTGGTCTCGTGTAACGCGGCGCTGGCGCATGTCACGGTCCAGCCCACGGACGCGCCCGCGAACAGCTATGCGCATCTCGTCTTCACCGTGCCGCACGGCTGCAACGGCAGTGCGACGACGGCGCTGCGGATCAAGTTGCCGGAAGGAATTCTGTCCGCGAAGCCGCAGATGAAGCCGGGTTGGAAGGTCGAAATCAAGAGCAGAAAGCTCGAAGCTCCGGTGCAAGGGCCGCACGGCAAATCCATCACGGATGTCGTCGACGAGGTCGCCTGGCGCGGCGGCCCGTTGCCGGACAACCTCTATGACACATTCGGTCTGATCGTGCGGCTTCCGGACAAGCCGGGACAGAGCCTCTATTTTCCTGTTGTGCAGGAGTGCGAAAAGGGTGTCGAGCGCTGGATTGAAATCCCGTCCGCAGGGCAGGGCTCCGACAAGCTGGAAGCGCCGGCGCCGGTGGTTCATCTGAAAGCCAGCCACTGA
- a CDS encoding copper resistance CopC/CopD family protein — protein MAAVLLPSAAWAHASLIASDPAKGVLLAHAPATLTLTFNEPVEPLTIRIVDQSGTGANITRIRRDGAHLILTPPATLGDGAHVISWRVISADGHPVGGSTTFWVGRRDGDAPQVVRSDDMRLRGAIWLARLAIYFGLFVGAGGAFFVAWMRAPSAPVMRVIGSSVELVALAALALSVGLQGLDALALPLSSLPDPDVWAVGARGSFGLSAALAAAALLLALLSHRAGGPRARVMSLGALVGVGLTLATTGHAATASPRWLTAPAVFVHGTALAFWVGSLVPLALAMRGPRQTVIDVLTRFSRVIPFAVAALLASGLLLAVIQLERLDALWTTNYGRVLTFKLVLVALLLAVALWNRLYLTPRIGKGRVNSRRQMRRTIVAELVLVAGILGIVGLWRFTPPPRALMVATEPFFTHLHTGQMMADVTVSPDRAGPISIEIQLRTPDEEVLAAKGVSARLSSPDNGIEPSTAEAQSLGEGQWRVSMAAPVAGQWTLAFDILISDFNQLHAEAEIQIK, from the coding sequence TTGGCAGCGGTATTGCTGCCTTCGGCGGCCTGGGCTCACGCCAGCCTGATCGCCAGCGATCCCGCGAAGGGCGTTCTATTGGCGCACGCGCCGGCGACGCTGACGCTGACCTTCAACGAGCCGGTCGAACCGCTGACGATCCGGATCGTCGATCAGAGCGGCACGGGCGCGAACATCACCCGGATCCGTCGCGACGGGGCGCATCTCATTTTGACGCCGCCGGCGACATTGGGCGATGGCGCGCACGTCATTAGCTGGCGGGTGATTTCGGCGGACGGTCATCCGGTGGGCGGCTCCACGACGTTCTGGGTTGGCCGCCGCGACGGCGATGCGCCGCAGGTGGTGCGCTCGGACGACATGCGGCTTCGCGGCGCGATCTGGCTGGCGCGGCTCGCCATCTACTTCGGCTTGTTTGTCGGTGCCGGCGGCGCGTTCTTCGTCGCCTGGATGCGGGCGCCGTCCGCGCCGGTCATGCGCGTCATCGGCAGCAGCGTCGAACTGGTCGCGTTGGCCGCGCTGGCGCTTTCGGTCGGACTGCAAGGGCTCGATGCTCTTGCCTTGCCGCTGTCGTCGTTACCGGATCCGGACGTGTGGGCCGTTGGCGCTCGCGGCTCATTTGGGTTGTCGGCTGCGCTCGCGGCCGCGGCGTTGCTGCTCGCTCTGCTGTCGCATCGGGCCGGCGGGCCACGCGCCAGGGTGATGTCGCTCGGTGCCCTGGTCGGTGTTGGACTGACCTTGGCGACAACCGGTCATGCCGCCACTGCCTCGCCGCGATGGCTAACCGCGCCTGCGGTGTTCGTGCATGGCACTGCTCTGGCGTTCTGGGTCGGATCGCTGGTTCCGCTCGCGCTGGCGATGCGCGGGCCTCGCCAGACTGTCATCGACGTTCTGACACGGTTTTCCCGCGTCATCCCGTTCGCCGTCGCCGCGTTGCTGGCGAGCGGATTGCTGCTCGCCGTTATACAACTCGAACGGCTGGACGCGCTGTGGACCACAAATTATGGCCGTGTCCTCACGTTCAAGCTCGTGCTGGTGGCCTTGCTGCTGGCGGTCGCGCTCTGGAATCGGTTGTATCTTACCCCGCGGATCGGGAAGGGCCGCGTCAACTCTCGCCGTCAGATGCGACGAACGATCGTCGCCGAATTGGTTCTGGTGGCCGGCATTCTCGGCATCGTCGGGCTTTGGCGCTTCACTCCGCCGCCTCGCGCGCTGATGGTCGCAACCGAGCCGTTCTTCACGCACCTTCATACCGGGCAGATGATGGCGGACGTTACCGTGTCGCCGGACCGGGCGGGGCCGATCAGTATTGAAATCCAGTTGCGGACGCCGGACGAGGAGGTGCTGGCCGCCAAGGGCGTTTCCGCCAGGCTGTCCAGTCCGGACAACGGCATCGAGCCTTCGACCGCCGAAGCGCAATCTCTCGGCGAGGGACAGTGGCGGGTCTCGATGGCGGCCCCGGTTGCCGGACAATGGACCCTTGCATTCGATATCCTGATCTCGGATTTCAATCAGCTTCATGCCGAGGCCGAAATCCAGATCAAGTAA
- the proS gene encoding proline--tRNA ligase → MRLSRFFLPILKETPKEAEIVSHRLMLRAGMMRQEAAGIYAWLPLGLRVLKKIEAIVREEQNRAGAIELLMPTLQLADLWRESGRYDAYGPEMLRIQDRHKRELLYGPTNEEMITEIFRSYVRSYKSLPLNLYHIQWKFRDEQRPRFGVMRGREFLMKDAYSFDIDEAGARLSYNRMFVAYLRTFARMGLKAIPMRAETGPIGGDLSHEFIVLADTGESGVYIDRDVLDLPVPGTDVDYDGDLTPIVKQWTTAYAATEDVHDGTRYEREVPEERRVHTRGIEVGQIFYFGTKYSESMKALVAGPDGVEQPIHGGSYGVGVSRLVGAIIEACHDEAGIKWPEAVAPFTIAILNLKQGASDTDAACERLYRELSAKGVDVLYDDTDQRAGAKFATADLIGVPWQVMVGPKGLAEGKVEIKRRGDGTRENVALEDAVERLME, encoded by the coding sequence ATGCGATTGTCGCGGTTCTTTTTGCCGATTCTGAAGGAGACTCCGAAGGAAGCCGAGATCGTCTCGCACCGGCTCATGCTGCGGGCGGGCATGATGCGGCAGGAGGCTGCCGGTATCTATGCCTGGTTGCCGCTCGGCCTTCGCGTGCTCAAGAAGATCGAGGCGATCGTGCGCGAGGAACAGAACCGCGCTGGCGCCATCGAATTGTTGATGCCGACGCTGCAACTCGCGGACCTCTGGCGCGAAAGCGGCCGCTACGACGCCTATGGCCCAGAGATGCTGCGGATTCAGGACCGCCATAAGCGCGAGTTGCTGTATGGGCCGACCAACGAGGAAATGATCACCGAGATTTTCAGGAGCTACGTGCGCTCATACAAGAGCCTGCCGCTCAACCTCTATCATATCCAGTGGAAGTTCCGTGACGAGCAGCGTCCCCGTTTCGGCGTCATGCGTGGCCGCGAATTCCTCATGAAGGATGCCTATTCGTTCGATATCGATGAAGCCGGCGCGCGGCTTTCCTACAACAGGATGTTCGTCGCTTACCTGCGCACATTCGCGCGCATGGGATTGAAGGCGATCCCGATGCGAGCGGAAACCGGCCCAATCGGCGGCGATCTCAGCCATGAATTCATCGTTCTCGCCGACACCGGAGAGTCCGGCGTCTATATCGACAGGGACGTTCTCGATCTTCCGGTGCCGGGCACGGACGTGGATTACGACGGCGATCTGACGCCGATCGTCAAACAATGGACCACCGCCTATGCCGCGACCGAGGACGTTCACGACGGAACGCGCTATGAGCGCGAGGTTCCGGAGGAGAGGCGCGTTCACACCCGCGGCATCGAAGTCGGCCAGATCTTCTATTTCGGCACCAAGTATTCCGAATCGATGAAAGCGCTGGTGGCCGGCCCCGACGGCGTCGAGCAGCCGATCCACGGCGGTTCTTACGGAGTGGGGGTCTCCCGTCTCGTCGGGGCAATCATCGAGGCCTGTCACGATGAGGCGGGCATCAAGTGGCCGGAAGCCGTCGCTCCGTTCACGATAGCGATCCTGAACCTGAAACAAGGCGCCAGCGATACCGATGCGGCCTGCGAACGGCTCTATCGTGAGCTATCCGCCAAGGGAGTTGACGTGCTTTACGATGACACCGACCAGCGGGCAGGTGCGAAGTTCGCAACCGCCGACCTTATCGGCGTTCCCTGGCAGGTCATGGTGGGCCCCAAGGGGCTCGCCGAAGGCAAGGTCGAGATCAAGCGGCGCGGGGACGGGACGCGCGAGAATGTCGCGCTGGAAGATGCAGTTGAGCGGTTGATGGAGTAG
- a CDS encoding lipoprotein-releasing ABC transporter permease subunit — MDETMNEPLRTKPFAAFEWMLSGRYLRARRKEGFISVIAGFSFLGIMLGVATLIIVMAVMNGFRTELLSKILGMNGHLLVQPLESPLTDWKDVADRISQVPGIRLAAPVVDGQALASSPYNAAGVFVRGIRAADLNNLTSIAKNIKQGTLEGFDDGQGVAIGRRLADQLSLHAGDSITLVAPRGAVTPMGTTPRIKPYKVAAVFEIGMSEYDSTFVFMPLSEAQAYFNRANDVTAIEIYTDNPDKVDEFRKSVTEAAGRPVFLVDWRQRNSTFFNALQVERNVMFLILTLIVLVAALNIVSGLIMLVKDKGSDIAILRTMGASQGSIMRIFLITGAAIGVVGTLTGFIVGLVICLNIESIREFLSWLTSTELFSPELYFLSKLPAEIDFRETGAVVIMALTLSFLATLYPSWRAARLDPVDALRYE, encoded by the coding sequence ATGGATGAGACCATGAACGAGCCGCTCCGGACCAAGCCCTTTGCCGCCTTCGAGTGGATGCTGTCCGGGCGCTATTTGCGGGCGCGGCGGAAGGAAGGTTTCATCTCGGTCATTGCCGGCTTTTCGTTCCTGGGCATCATGCTCGGCGTCGCCACGTTGATCATCGTGATGGCCGTCATGAACGGATTTCGCACGGAACTTCTCAGCAAGATTCTTGGCATGAACGGGCATCTGCTGGTTCAGCCGCTGGAGTCGCCTCTCACCGACTGGAAGGATGTTGCCGACCGCATCAGTCAGGTGCCGGGTATACGGCTCGCCGCGCCTGTCGTCGACGGCCAGGCGCTCGCGTCTTCGCCGTATAATGCCGCCGGCGTTTTCGTCCGGGGCATCAGGGCCGCTGACCTCAATAATCTCACCTCCATCGCCAAAAATATCAAACAGGGTACGCTCGAGGGATTTGACGACGGGCAGGGCGTGGCCATCGGCCGGCGCCTTGCCGATCAGCTCTCGCTGCACGCGGGCGACAGCATCACACTGGTCGCGCCGCGCGGGGCTGTGACCCCCATGGGCACGACTCCGCGCATCAAGCCGTACAAGGTCGCGGCGGTGTTCGAGATCGGGATGTCCGAATACGATTCCACCTTCGTGTTCATGCCGCTGTCCGAGGCGCAGGCCTATTTCAATCGCGCCAACGATGTCACCGCGATCGAGATCTATACGGACAATCCGGACAAGGTCGATGAATTTCGCAAGTCGGTGACAGAAGCCGCGGGCCGGCCGGTGTTTCTGGTCGACTGGCGGCAGCGGAATTCGACGTTTTTCAATGCGCTCCAGGTCGAGCGCAATGTGATGTTTCTGATCCTGACGCTGATTGTCCTCGTTGCGGCGCTGAATATCGTTTCGGGATTGATCATGCTGGTCAAGGACAAAGGCAGCGATATCGCGATCCTGCGCACCATGGGGGCGTCGCAGGGATCGATCATGCGTATCTTCCTGATTACCGGGGCTGCGATCGGTGTCGTCGGCACGCTCACCGGCTTTATCGTCGGGCTGGTGATCTGTCTCAACATCGAGTCGATCCGGGAATTCCTGTCGTGGCTCACCAGCACCGAGCTGTTCTCGCCGGAGCTTTACTTCCTGTCCAAACTGCCGGCTGAGATCGATTTTCGGGAGACCGGCGCTGTTGTAATCATGGCGTTGACACTGTCGTTTCTCGCGACTCTTTATCCGTCGTGGCGTGCCGCGCGCCTCGATCCCGTCGACGCCTTGCGGTACGAGTGA
- a CDS encoding ABC transporter ATP-binding protein, whose amino-acid sequence MEQGAKEVPVVYLHDIRRQYTQGETRLTILDGTKLALWAGQSVALVAPSGSGKSTLLHIAGLLESPDAGEVYIGGTATSGLSDMERTRIRRTDVGFVYQSHRLLPEFTALENVMLPQMIRGLRRSETVKRAREILAYLGLEDRVTHRPAELSGGEQQRVAIARAVANAPRVLLADEPTGNLDPHTADHVFNALMQLVKATRVAMLIATHNMELADRMDRRVSLENGHVVELD is encoded by the coding sequence ATGGAGCAGGGGGCAAAGGAGGTACCGGTTGTTTATCTTCACGACATCAGGCGTCAATATACGCAGGGCGAAACAAGACTGACCATTCTGGACGGCACGAAGCTTGCCTTGTGGGCAGGCCAGTCCGTCGCACTCGTGGCTCCTTCGGGATCGGGCAAATCGACCTTGCTGCATATCGCCGGGCTGCTCGAGAGTCCGGATGCCGGGGAGGTTTATATCGGAGGAACCGCGACGTCGGGCCTCTCGGACATGGAGCGCACCCGGATTCGGCGCACCGATGTCGGGTTCGTCTATCAATCTCACCGTCTTCTTCCGGAATTCACCGCGCTCGAAAACGTCATGCTGCCGCAGATGATCCGCGGCCTCAGACGCTCGGAGACGGTCAAGCGCGCGCGCGAAATTCTCGCCTATCTCGGCCTCGAGGACCGCGTCACCCATCGTCCGGCGGAACTATCCGGCGGCGAACAGCAACGGGTCGCGATCGCGCGGGCCGTCGCCAATGCGCCGCGTGTGCTGTTGGCCGATGAACCGACCGGCAACCTGGATCCCCACACCGCGGATCATGTGTTCAATGCGCTGATGCAGCTTGTGAAAGCGACTCGGGTGGCAATGCTGATTGCGACGCATAACATGGAACTCGCGGATCGGATGGACCGGCGGGTATCGCTGGAGAACGGTCACGTCGTCGAACTGGACTGA
- a CDS encoding DUF3551 domain-containing protein, whose amino-acid sequence MPILRPCRLTGRFPARMRSGSWPTVRKSHQRDSFKNPICCLKSRPGALVGSRPFRGFLLMRAVLLIASAIICSCTTAHAQAWDSRYPVCMVIYGPIAYNDCRYMTLRQCRPLASGRPAQCVENPFFGDPKDGSNRRSRRRHGR is encoded by the coding sequence ATGCCGATTTTGCGGCCCTGCCGCTTGACCGGCCGGTTCCCGGCGCGGATGCGCTCAGGATCATGGCCGACCGTGCGTAAGAGCCACCAGCGCGATTCTTTCAAAAATCCGATATGCTGCCTCAAAAGCCGGCCAGGGGCGCTTGTCGGCAGCCGCCCATTCCGAGGATTCTTGTTGATGCGTGCAGTACTCTTGATCGCTTCGGCCATCATCTGCTCGTGCACGACTGCTCACGCACAAGCCTGGGACAGCCGCTATCCGGTCTGCATGGTGATTTACGGGCCGATCGCGTACAACGACTGCCGGTATATGACCCTCCGGCAATGCAGGCCGCTGGCGTCGGGACGTCCCGCCCAATGCGTGGAGAATCCGTTTTTCGGCGACCCGAAGGACGGCTCGAATCGGCGGTCGCGCCGACGGCACGGCCGTTGA
- the aat gene encoding leucyl/phenylalanyl-tRNA--protein transferase, translating to MMSRETASSEITPELLLRAYACGIFPMAESVDDPTLFWVEPKLRGVIPLENFRVPSRLARTVRSDSFAVTVDTAFNAVIDGCAAPQPGRDNTWINRRIRELYVALHELGHCHSVEVWQGDELAGGLYGVRLGRAFFGESMFHIARDASKVALVHLVARLIAGGFLLLDTQFVTDHLRGFGAIEIPRRRYRALLDAALEGHADFAALPLDRPVPGADALRIMADRA from the coding sequence ATGATGTCCCGCGAGACCGCCTCCTCCGAGATCACGCCCGAGCTGCTGCTGCGCGCCTACGCCTGTGGCATCTTCCCGATGGCGGAAAGCGTCGACGACCCGACGCTGTTCTGGGTCGAACCGAAGCTGCGCGGTGTGATCCCGCTCGAGAATTTTCGGGTTCCGTCGCGGCTCGCGCGCACGGTGCGATCGGACAGTTTCGCCGTGACCGTCGATACCGCCTTCAACGCGGTAATTGACGGCTGCGCCGCTCCGCAGCCTGGCCGTGACAATACCTGGATCAACCGCCGCATCCGGGAACTTTACGTCGCCTTGCACGAACTGGGCCACTGTCACAGCGTCGAGGTCTGGCAGGGAGACGAACTCGCGGGCGGCCTTTATGGCGTCAGGCTCGGCCGGGCGTTTTTTGGCGAGAGCATGTTTCATATCGCGCGGGACGCCTCGAAGGTCGCGCTGGTGCATCTGGTCGCCCGATTGATCGCGGGCGGCTTCCTGCTGCTCGATACGCAATTCGTGACCGATCACCTGCGCGGGTTCGGCGCGATCGAAATCCCGCGCAGGCGCTACCGGGCGCTGCTGGACGCTGCGCTGGAAGGCCATGCCGATTTTGCGGCCCTGCCGCTTGACCGGCCGGTTCCCGGCGCGGATGCGCTCAGGATCATGGCCGACCGTGCGTAA
- a CDS encoding sensor histidine kinase, with product MSDKPTLLYVDDDKALARLVQLGLTRHGFCVEHAPDGEAGLARIAQGGIDVIALDQYMPGLDGLETLARIQAIPGAPPVVFVTASQDSKIAVTALKAGAADYLVKDTLGEFVPLLQVAAEVAIRQARIQKAHDDAEAEIRASRDRYAALAAEREVLLREVNHRVGNSLQIIASLLHLQANSSPDEGVKAALTNAMGRVAAVAQVHRRLYTSHDLNSVLLNQYLQALLEDLRRSAEGNRMSRLDLKAEPVEIDPDRAVAIGIIVNELVMNAVKYAYPDGPGPIHVELAVDGGDVELSITDDGVGLHARTDPHSTGMGQRIVSAMAQKLDAQAERDPTHAGTRIVLRFRREFSPAAKPRSAIVA from the coding sequence ATGAGCGACAAGCCTACCCTTTTATACGTGGATGACGACAAGGCCCTGGCCCGGCTGGTTCAGCTCGGCCTGACACGTCATGGATTCTGCGTGGAGCACGCTCCCGACGGCGAAGCCGGGCTCGCACGCATCGCGCAAGGCGGCATCGATGTGATCGCGCTCGACCAGTACATGCCGGGCCTCGACGGGCTGGAGACGCTGGCGCGGATTCAGGCGATCCCCGGCGCGCCGCCGGTGGTGTTCGTCACCGCGTCGCAGGACTCGAAGATCGCCGTGACCGCGCTCAAAGCTGGCGCCGCCGACTATCTCGTCAAAGATACGCTCGGCGAGTTCGTCCCCCTGCTGCAGGTCGCGGCCGAAGTGGCGATCCGGCAGGCGCGCATCCAGAAGGCGCACGACGACGCCGAGGCCGAAATCCGCGCCTCGCGCGACCGCTATGCGGCGCTGGCCGCCGAGCGCGAGGTGCTGCTGCGCGAGGTCAATCATCGCGTCGGCAACAGCCTCCAGATCATCGCGTCGCTGCTGCACCTGCAGGCCAATTCCAGTCCCGATGAAGGCGTCAAGGCTGCGCTCACCAACGCAATGGGCCGCGTGGCGGCCGTGGCGCAGGTGCATCGCCGGCTCTACACCTCACACGACCTGAACAGCGTGCTGCTGAACCAGTATCTTCAAGCGCTGCTCGAGGATCTCCGGCGCTCCGCCGAAGGCAACCGGATGTCGCGCCTCGACCTGAAGGCCGAACCCGTCGAGATCGATCCGGATCGCGCCGTGGCGATCGGAATCATCGTCAACGAACTGGTGATGAACGCGGTCAAATACGCCTACCCCGACGGCCCCGGCCCGATCCACGTCGAACTCGCGGTCGACGGCGGCGACGTCGAGCTATCGATCACCGACGACGGCGTCGGCCTCCATGCAAGGACCGATCCGCACTCGACGGGAATGGGCCAGCGGATTGTTTCCGCGATGGCGCAGAAACTCGACGCTCAGGCCGAGCGTGATCCGACCCATGCCGGCACGCGTATCGTGTTGCGATTCCGCCGCGAGTTTTCACCGGCCGCGAAACCCAGGTCTGCAATCGTGGCCTGA